In Rosa rugosa chromosome 4, drRosRugo1.1, whole genome shotgun sequence, the genomic stretch GGAAAACATTATACTGGGGTAATTGTGCGACACAGCCCTAAGCGCCTGTAAGTGACAACATAAGTaatgtaatgcgacatctttctTAGTTATAACCATGACATGCATCGACAATGCCTCATGCCTTTCTACAAAATAATCAGACTTCTAGTACATAGAAGAGATGACACTATCAGGAAAAGCATAAGCATTTCTTGATGATGGCACGCTGATGCCAAAATGCTTGCCCGGAAGAGAATCAGATCGTCCAATCAGAAATAGATTTTCAAGTTGTCTTACACTAGTTACAGTATTACCGGAAGAGCCTCAAAGGATATTGGCGGGTTGCTAACTTGTTCTGAAAATTGAAACAACGTAAAAAGAACACCTGACTTCTTTTTGGCCTCAGCAAAACCTGGAGAAAAGGCACAGGACACATTTAAGGGGAAAATTGATGAATTTTCCTAAATCCAGATCCGTTAACCATATGGGAGAAAAGAGGCTCAATGAATTATCATATGTTACATGCTGACCAGcaggatcttttttttttttttgttttttttggtttttaagaACTAGCAAACATGAGTACAAGTAGAGTTATCTGTTTATGCTGCAAATCTTTTGCTCACCATTAAATATCTCTCTCTGAAGCATTTCTTTGATTTGCGGTGAAGATGGTGAGGTATTCAGAGCTGTAGTCAAGCAACTAAAAGAAGAAACCTGTTGAATGaggtaaaaaaataatataagatATCACAGTGAGGAGGGGCACACATCACAGATATCGTTtacatgtgaaaaaaaaaaaaaaatatatatatatatatatatatatatatatatatatattaagcaaaAGGAATACTAACCAGCAGGCCAGTCTGATCAGTTTTAAACTGAAACCCATTTTGTATCCTTTCTTGCAGAGATGTAAAAACTGTTGGCAACAATTCTCCGGGCATTCTTGAATATCTGTAGAATGATGATTGACAGGAACAATAAGTGCACATAACACTATCCTTACAGAAGATaacaataattaaataaaaagatCAGCAATGCAGCATCACGCATTTATTGACTGTCTACAAGTATCTAATAAAATGAATGACATTATTGAGAGGAAGCTTCCATCCTCGTCATAATGTCGAAAAGTGTCAATTGATAGAGGAAGGGAAATGCCATCATGGCTTCCACATAGGATCCTAATGCAGAGGACAACTGTGTCACTAAAAGCCAAAAGGGGTGGGCAAGGGGAAGATCACACCCAAAAGGTAATATCAATGCACTTAAAAGCTGTAATTCATATCATTTCTGCCAACTTCTTTTTTGCACAATAAAAGTAATATTAAATTGAATTATGACAAGATCACACTGAATTTATTTCAACAAAAATCTGGGAATCAGAATACAGATTAAGGGCAGCATGAGAAGATTaaccaaacaaacaaatatgtgacattgaaaaaagaaagaaaaaacattgACAATGAAAATGCTTTGGTTGGAGAATACATACGGTGTAGTTGATATCAAAAGCACGAGAATCTTGAACAAGGATGCCAGCAATCTACTATGAGTTTCTCGTTGAATTAAGTATAAAATACCTACATCAGATACATCAGTGTTATAATATCAAGACAAAACATAAGATATACTGAAGCATGTACATGTAGTATAACTACACCGAAAATGAAATGTTGCATTATAGTGCCTTTTACATACCTGTATGAAGCTGCATTAGTATATGTCCAAGGGAACTTGAAAGTGCTGTAAAAGATCCCCTTTTAGAAGACTCTTTGAACTCTGCTACCTGCAGAAAAACAGAAGAAGGCCCATCCAACATTGCTTCCAGAGTTGAGGCAGATGCAACCCGTGCCTAGGCACCATAAGAAGCATGTGTCAGCTAGAAGCACCACTGAAGAAAAATCATTATATGACAATCAGAAGATGTTcgaaaattgtgaaaatgatAAAAACATTTTCTATGCACTGTAACAAGTGAAAAGatattattctttttttatgTAAATCAAGGGTATAACTGTCAAATAATTCACCAAAGGGTAGTGAGGTAAGTAAAAGATAATATGAAAGGAAGAGTTAACAATACCTTCAAATAGGGATCAAACAGCAAACAAGTCATTAGTGTTGCTTCAAACTTCCTGTATCTCAGAAGGTAACATGAAACAAGTGAGAATGAAagagaaataaataaatgaaactAATCAACAATGGATTGGAGGACGTAGGATGCTTCACCTAGGTTGTAGTACATCACTGGTTGGCAAAAGCAGTGTCCATTGGCTACTAAATGATTTCGAATCAGCTTGACAGAGATCCTtccaaaaagtaaaaataataataaatgtcAATCACGCTAACATTAAAAGTGTGCATTATCAAAGTCAAGCATACCATCTTATCCACATATTGCAGAATAAATCATGTCATTGTTTAAATGTGTCCCCATGTTTTCAAATTTCACAAAAGCATTAGGTAATTCAGCTAACAAAATTAACTCAAAGAGAAGGTACTTCTTAAGGATGATCAAATAACATCTCCCTTTCATCTCTCTGCATTTAAGTTTTAAAATCTTTCTTTGCTTTCAAATTATGGTAGATGTAAAGAATAGGCACCAAAAAGGATACCTAACATCTACCCTATTATGTGGCCGACTGTTGATGATGAGAAGAAAAAACGGGCGAGAACCAAAATGCCATCCAAAACTTACCTGTCTACAAACAATGGCAGCTACTCTGACCTTCGACTTCTGAATGCTTTCAGTGTCTTTAAGTGATCCATCACTGTCACTATAATCTGAATCTGATGAGGCAAAGTCAAGTGTGGAAGATTCCTGATCTGATAAACCTTGAGAACCTCGAGCTCCAATCTGCTTTGAACTGTCCCTTTTGCGTAGGTGTGGAGGTCTATATGGACTACGATCTGTCTTTTTAGGATCTTCCAAACCAGACTTAAGGCTGGCTACACTAAGTTCACTCTCCTTTTGACCAGTTGCCGGCCTGGTAAGCTGGCTTCTACTACTAATACCATAGGACAAGAACATTCGCAAAGCAGCTACAAAACCTGACACCTGAAAATCAAATCCATAAAGTATGAAGGATAATAATTGCATATCCAAATCCAATCTTAAATCAGATACACAAGACATTAGTAACTTACATGGTCAGAGAGGGAACACTTACGATCTGAGAGAGTCAAGTGCAGACAATGCAGGAGAGATAAATAAAACCTGCAGAGCACAAGCGTCATGGCAACAATATGTAAGGATGAAAAGTTATGTACAACAAGTTGAAACAAGCAGTACTCTAAATTCATGCTTTCATTTGTATCTTTGTTTACATGTTTGTTTAGAGAGAGCCAACAGAAAGGTCAAAGGTAAGTCACCTCGACATTACAGTGTCTTCTACAAGCAGACTTTTAGCTGCCAATACATCCATCACTTTCCTAAAAACCTGGTTCAGATAAAAACAGCCTCAGAATGAAATGTACATTCATATGCTTATAACCACGAGCCTATAAAAGGATTGCCACCTCAATAGATGAAATGTACATTCATATGTTTCTCCAAGCATATTGAATGCAAGGGTCTGAGCTTCCCAGAAGCTGCCATGTCGCGGCAATGGCTTTCTCTTTCCAACTTCAGAAGCAGAGCTCTGGTTGCGAATAGAATGCGATGAGCTACTTAACTCTGAATGACAGCTCTCAATTACGCGCAGAAGGAACTTAACCAGCTGAATCTCATCGGCCGGAGAACACTTCCTCTGGTAGGTGCTCATAACACGCCTAAAACAGGAAGAAATTCATATACAATTTGCAACAACAATACACATTTACTCGAAATTGAATCGAAAACCAGAGGAACTGACCTCAGAGTCTGTAAGCATTCCATGCTGGGCGTAAATGACGAAGAGGCAATGAAGAATTGAAGCATGTTGCCGAAACCGTCAAGCATGAGAGTCCACGAAGCTGAATTGACTTCCAGAGGAAGACGATGGCTGACGTCATGGATCTGGAATCGAAATTTACTGAGGTTAATATGAACAAGCAAAGCATaggtgaagatgaagaagaaggtctCAGTCATAGTCGATATACCAGGTGAATTGTGTGAGCGAAGGTAGGGGTCAAATCGCCGGCGCCGTGAGACTTGGTGGTGATCAATTCCGTTAGGAACAACAAATCTGACGTCACCTCCTGCGGAGGGAGGTCGGGGGCGGCGGAGAGGAGAGTGTGGGAGTGGGAGAAGATGAAATTGTGGAGGAGTTCCGGGATTGGAGTGCGAGGAGGAGTCGTGAGGGTTTCGTCTCTGACGGTCAGAAACGCCGTCCGCCACCACCTGACCGGCGATTGTGATACAGACGCCGTCATAACGACCTTGCTCGTCTTCTCAGTCCCTCCCATTCAATTCAGTTCTTAAAATCGGAGACTGTCCAAACTGTTTCCGTTTCCAACccgaaaaggaaagagaaataaATTTCATCGTATAGGCCGGGTCAATTGGATTATGGGCCCAAATTGCAGTCCTATTTGCCTATGGTATATACTGCACAAACCTGGACACATTAGGATTAGACACGGCAAAAACGAAACAGATAAATGTGTTAATGTTGATTTCCCCGGTTGTGATTAGGATTAGGATGATCTTCTAGGGAACGCAACTTATCATGACCCCATTGTGCTGGCTAACGAAGTCTTTTTTCATCCAAGAAGGGTGTATATTGACTCTTTTTCTAGCATCATGCTTAAGTAACTCTAACCGTTTcttttatgtattaatttatgtattatagggaagtaaaagtcaaaattttagctttttttttttctccaactccaacaaattctctattttacaacaatctctaaaatctcaatattctttcttaaaattttatagtttgctgtaaatataaggaatttggttttctctttcgtcactttccctaaaatagggatagttatagaaaatctgttggagcaaaagaggtttatttttccctaaagtatagaaaaatcaaaatatagggaatctgttggagttgctaaCATCCCAGAAGATGAACACCTCGATAGTTAAGGCGATTTAAGTGGTTTCCTCAGGTTGCCAATTGTTGGAGATCCTATTCAGAGAATTGATTTTCATATGTTTCTATAGATGGAGGGCAGTTTTGCTGATGAGCTATACTCTGAAACTCAATGTCATATGTGTGCCATATCATGATAATTAACTAGTTCTAGATGTTATAGTCATTGATGATTTAACATTATACAATGATGGTCATCGATCAATGTGGTTTCCCCGGAACCTATTCACCACATCGTCTACCAACCCTTCCCTTTTTATATATCCAACCCCGCCGTTACTCGGTttgctctctttttttctttctttcttcttctggtATATAGTTTTTCGAATTCTTGACCAGTGAGAGTCTGAATaaagaaatgaagattaaaCTAGGGTAATTTATTTGGTTGCTGGAAATTAATACTTGTTGTGATCTAACGAGCATGTGATTGTTTTCCTTATAACGTATATTCTAACGACCGTCCAAGAGTTTCGGAAAATTTTTGGCGTGTCATTTTCTTAAAGAAAAATGTGAGTTATAAAAAACAAGTTAGAAACTGCTTTTGACAAGACACTGAACATGGTTCTAAAAGCTCATTTGAGATTATTTGCATGATAAGCAAAGAGTCAAAATATATAAtcacattattttttttttttttttaaatttccttaaactaaaataaaataaaattatatagtGGACTTCTCCCAACGttgtttgtactttgtagcTCTTCTTGGCTCTTCTATCAGACCTTTTTCTGGGGAGATATGATCGTTACATAGAAGGGAAACTTTGGTTCCCTCTATGCTTTTTGGttggatttttcatttttaaccTTATTATATGTGTGTGCGTCCATTGTTTGTGTGCTCCTGTAGTGAATGGATGTAAGAAACTAAGTAACTAATGTGCTTCTTACTGATTAAGATGTAAAACATGTAAATGTATATGTCCCAGTTGCTTTTTGACATATAAATAGTATTCTGTGTTGCAAGAACTTTTTATCTTCTTTGCCATGAGGTTGGCAGATTAGCAGAAAGGGACGAACACTTAGGGAATCAGAATAAAGATTAAGGGCAGCATGAGAAgattaaacaaacaaacaaacaaacatgtgacattgaaaaaagaaagaaaaaaacattgACAATAAAAATACTTCGGTTGGAGAATAAATTTGGTGTAGATGATATCAAAAGCATGAGAATCTTGAACAAGGATGCCAGCAATCTACTATGAGTTTGTCGTTGAACCAAGTATAAAATACCTACATCAGATACATCAGTGTTAT encodes the following:
- the LOC133743838 gene encoding uncharacterized protein LOC133743838 isoform X2; amino-acid sequence: MAASGKLRPLHSICLEKHMNVFRKVMDVLAAKSLLVEDTVMSRFYLSLLHCLHLTLSDRKCSLSDHVSGFVAALRMFLSYGISSRSQLTRPATGQKESELSVASLKSGLEDPKKTDRSPYRPPHLRKRDSSKQIGARGSQGLSDQESSTLDFASSDSDYSDSDGSLKDTESIQKSKVRVAAIVCRQDLCQADSKSFSSQWTLLLPTSDVLQPRKFEATLMTCLLFDPYLKARVASASTLEAMLDGPSSVFLQVAEFKESSKRGSFTALSSSLGHILMQLHTGILYLIQRETHSRLLASLFKILVLLISTTPYSRMPGELLPTVFTSLQERIQNGFQFKTDQTGLLVSSFSCLTTALNTSPSSPQIKEMLQREIFNGFAEAKKKSGVLFTLFQFSEQVSNPPISFEALPALRAVSHNYPSIMFSCWEQISTIVYHLLRAATPEVPAGQWKGHSGNSVGLIGEKLITAAIRVLDESLRAISGFKGTEDPLDDKLLDAPFTSDCIRMKKVSSAPSYELESLENTRDEPTSCQSGIEQWCEAIEKHMPLILQHTSAMVRAASVTCFAGITSSVFCTLSKEKRDFILSSLVRAAVHGDVPSVRAAACRAIGFISCFPQVSQSAEILDKFVHAVESNTRDPLVSVRITASWALANICDSIHHCIDDFSLEKTEGFAARRTSQPHNSRTFMVNNNK
- the LOC133743838 gene encoding uncharacterized protein LOC133743838 isoform X1, whose product is MAASGKLRPLHSICLEKHMNVFRKVMDVLAAKSLLVEDTVMSRFYLSLLHCLHLTLSDRKCSLSDHVSGFVAALRMFLSYGISSRSQLTRPATGQKESELSVASLKSGLEDPKKTDRSPYRPPHLRKRDSSKQIGARGSQGLSDQESSTLDFASSDSDYSDSDGSLKDTESIQKSKVRVAAIVCRQDLCQADSKSFSSQWTLLLPTSDVLQPRKFEATLMTCLLFDPYLKARVASASTLEAMLDGPSSVFLQVAEFKESSKRGSFTALSSSLGHILMQLHTGILYLIQRETHSRLLASLFKILVLLISTTPYSRMPGELLPTVFTSLQERIQNGFQFKTDQTGLLVSSFSCLTTALNTSPSSPQIKEMLQREIFNGFAEAKKKSGVLFTLFQFSEQVSNPPISFEALPALRAVSHNYPSIMFSCWEQISTIVYHLLRAATPEVPAGQWKGHSGNSVGLIGEKLITAAIRVLDESLRAISGFKGTEDPLDDKLLDAPFTSDCIRMKKVSSAPSYELESLENTRDEPTSCQSGIEQWCEAIEKHMPLILQHTSAMVRAASVTCFAGITSSVFCTLSKEKRDFILSSLVRAAVHGDVPSVRAAACRAIGFISCFPQVSQSAEILDKFVHAVESNTRDPLVSVRITASWALANICDSIHHCIDDFSLEKTEGSLKISQLFTLLKFLDYLPYKSHMWLQASQPGVPVNHIILELSWLTITSSSQPAKPTIQTEVASVRGNFTIRIKVQRCIEG
- the LOC133743838 gene encoding uncharacterized protein LOC133743838 isoform X3, encoding MAASGKLRPLHSICLEKHMNVFRKVMDVLAAKSLLVEDTVMSRFYLSLLHCLHLTLSDRKCSLSDHVSGFVAALRMFLSYGISSRSQLTRPATGQKESELSVASLKSGLEDPKKTDRSPYRPPHLRKRDSSKQIGARGSQGLSDQESSTLDFASSDSDYSDSDGSLKDTESIQKSKVRVAAIVCRQDLCQADSKSFSSQWTLLLPTSDVLQPRKFEATLMTCLLFDPYLKARVASASTLEAMLDGPSSVFLQVAEFKESSKRGSFTALSSSLGHILMQLHTGILYLIQRETHSRLLASLFKILVLLISTTPYSRMPGELLPTVFTSLQERIQNGFQFKTDQTGLLVSSFSCLTTALNTSPSSPQIKEMLQREIFNGFAEAKKKSGVLFTLFQFSEQVSNPPISFEALPALRAVSHNYPSIMFSCWEQISTIVYHLLRAATPEVPAGQWKGHSGNSVGLIGEKLITAAIRVLDESLRAISGFKGTEDPLDDKLLDAPFTSDCIRMKKVSSAPSYELESLENTRDEPTSCQSGIEQWCEAIEKHMPLILQHTSAMVRAASVTCFAGITSSVFCTLSKEKRDFILSSLVRAAVHGDVPSVRAAACRAIGFISCFPQVSQRDP